A segment of the Bacillus licheniformis DSM 13 = ATCC 14580 genome:
TCGCCTGCCAATCCGCCCGCTAATACGCGGCCGACCGTGCCGTTCCCTCCGACGATCGTCACCTTTTTCACGGTTATCGCCTCCTGTTTTACAGCCATGTTTTTAAGAAACCGACCGCTTTATGCCTCATTCCGGCTGTCTCGAGGTGCCCTGAATGAGAACGAAACACTTCATAGCGTTCACCTGCGCCTTTTTCTATATACACATCGGACAGCTTTTCTTCAATAATGTCAATCCCTTGAACCGGCGTCAGTTTATCTGCGGTTCCGACCAGGCTTAAATGAGGCCTTGGAGCGATCAAGCTTTCGATTTGAGCGGTTGAAAAGTGTTTGACCAGCCCTGGAACATAAGAATAGAGATTGTGGCGGTCCAAATTCTGCGTCTTGATTAATGTTTCGCTGTCCACCTGAGCGCATATATCAACGCATACGCTGACCCGCTCATCCAATGCAGCGGTCCACCAGGCCATCAGACCTCCCATCGACATGCCGAGTGAAGCGATGCGGCTTTCGTCTATGTCCTCCCTCATTTTCAGATAATCGATGGCTCTGATGCTGTCGAAAACCATCATTCCCCACATCACCCGCCCTGTCCAAAGCATTTCTTTAAATATCTCACTCTCCGTTTTGCCCCGCCTGTCTCCGAAAGCCCAATGATCAATCGCAAGCACGGAGAATCCCAAAGCCGTCAATTCCTCGGCGAACGGCGGCGCTTGCAAGTACTCCGCTCCTTCAACCAGCTCCTCCTTTCCCCTTTCGTAGCGCCCTCCGTGTGAATGACAGTAAAGCACGGCCGGCCGCTTGCCGTTCATCTGTTTCGGTTTTGCAAAATAGGCCGGCACCGCTTCAATTCCGTTTAAATCAAGCAAAAGCGTTTCGAGAATAAAAGATGACTTTTCTTCGATTTTAAGAGTGCTCGCATCAATGCTTTTTTTCCCCGGCAAATCGCCGAGCAGTTTGAAAAGTTGACTGCGCATCGTATTCCCCTTTCTTTTTTCGTTTGATTCATTAATACGATTTGAAAGGGCGTTTTACCTTTTTCCAGATGTTAAGTTGGCGGAAGTTCACAACAAACAATGCGCTGGCAAGCATGATAAACAGTAATACCCACGATGATGAAAACAAAAGAAGCAGCGTGAAGCCCCCCATGAGAAAGAGGCATACTTTTTTGTAAATGCGGCCTGATAACAGCTTGTAAGCTGCGGCAAGACCGCACAGCGAGTTGCAGATGAAAAAGGCGTTTGCGATCAGAACCAGCGTCTCAACATTAAGAAAGTGAAACATCAGGCAGACGAAAACGATCGTATGGATGAGAAATATAAGCCCCAGCGCTGCAGTCGGCTGATTTCCCCTTGATCTGTAGGCAAACAGCCCGCCGGCCTGCGAGGCCACCAGCCTGGCTGCTCCGCCTGTCACCTGAAAATAAGCACACATACAGAGGACAGCGGTGAGCACTGCGATCACCGGCAATGCAAAAGATCCGAACAACGGCGTCAGCATCATCGCCAGCTTCAATTGTCCGTTTGCGGAGAATCCAGGATCAATCCACTGAACAGCTGCCGCGGTCGCCAAATATATGACCGTTACCGTCAGGCTGCTGATCACGACAGCCCGTGGAATCGTTTTCCCGCGGTTTTTCACTTCCATGCTGTAGTTGCCGACGATTTCCCATCCGACCAATGCCCAGAACAGGAGCAGCAATCCGCGGCCAAAATCGGTAAACTGAAATGTTCCGTCTACGAGAGGCCCCTCACGGAAGTAAGGCACGGAAGCCGCGCTGCTTCCAAACAGGATAAGCGCCGCGGCAGTGGAAAAAATGAGTGCAACCATGCCGACAAATGAAAGATTAAAGCAAAGGATAACCATACAAAAGATGAAAAAAACAAAGCCGTACAGTTCAGCAGGGAATGCCGTGCCTGCCGCAAGAGAATGAATATATTCGCCGGCCGTCATTAATACGGCGGCGGGGCCGAAGCTCGCAGCCATGATAAAATAAAAGACTGCCAACTTTTTAACACGCGACCCGAACGCTTTTTCAGCCGCATAAGCAATCCCGGCATCATTCGGATACTCGACGCTTAATCTGGCAAAAACCCAGGCAAATAAAAAACCGATTCCCAGCATCAACAGCCACGCAAAAATCGCGTAGTCTCCAGCTGTCTGATGAATCATCGGAGGCAGCAGAATGATTCCGGATCCTAAAATGGGCCCCGTCATCAGCCCGCTTAACAATAAAGGACCAAGCTTTTTTTCTCTCATACGAATACAATCCTTTCACAAAGTCGTTTAAAATGATTGTAATCATGTTCGATTCATCAGTAAAATAGATATTATCGATCTGCAACTTCGAATTTTTCGATATAAGATAAAAAAGGGAGATGGACGAGATGGAGATCCGACACTTGAAAACATTTAAAACAA
Coding sequences within it:
- a CDS encoding dienelactone hydrolase family protein — encoded protein: MRSQLFKLLGDLPGKKSIDASTLKIEEKSSFILETLLLDLNGIEAVPAYFAKPKQMNGKRPAVLYCHSHGGRYERGKEELVEGAEYLQAPPFAEELTALGFSVLAIDHWAFGDRRGKTESEIFKEMLWTGRVMWGMMVFDSIRAIDYLKMREDIDESRIASLGMSMGGLMAWWTAALDERVSVCVDICAQVDSETLIKTQNLDRHNLYSYVPGLVKHFSTAQIESLIAPRPHLSLVGTADKLTPVQGIDIIEEKLSDVYIEKGAGERYEVFRSHSGHLETAGMRHKAVGFLKTWL
- a CDS encoding APC family permease encodes the protein MREKKLGPLLLSGLMTGPILGSGIILLPPMIHQTAGDYAIFAWLLMLGIGFLFAWVFARLSVEYPNDAGIAYAAEKAFGSRVKKLAVFYFIMAASFGPAAVLMTAGEYIHSLAAGTAFPAELYGFVFFIFCMVILCFNLSFVGMVALIFSTAAALILFGSSAASVPYFREGPLVDGTFQFTDFGRGLLLLFWALVGWEIVGNYSMEVKNRGKTIPRAVVISSLTVTVIYLATAAAVQWIDPGFSANGQLKLAMMLTPLFGSFALPVIAVLTAVLCMCAYFQVTGGAARLVASQAGGLFAYRSRGNQPTAALGLIFLIHTIVFVCLMFHFLNVETLVLIANAFFICNSLCGLAAAYKLLSGRIYKKVCLFLMGGFTLLLLFSSSWVLLFIMLASALFVVNFRQLNIWKKVKRPFKSY